A genomic segment from Neodiprion lecontei isolate iyNeoLeco1 chromosome 1, iyNeoLeco1.1, whole genome shotgun sequence encodes:
- the LOC107223772 gene encoding tyrosine-protein kinase Fer isoform X1: MFFNSFEEISDIAMGFSSNLQGQASHEALLGRQDAEIKLLDTMRRCLTNKVKSDRDYASTISSLTTQGRKVERSEDLAGSLIAQSWKDIMDSVEQSAKLIKQQADLMESVVVEHISSLHTERRRARKLYQEEHTWLNNQFQQLTDDVARKKTEYQKSLEVYKLMRSRFEEHYVKSGRGGRKLDEVREKYQKACRKLHLTHNEYVLLLGAVTECEHDLRTSYLPSLLQRQQAVHQEFIVTWKSILQDIVKYSDFTTEKFLEIHTRMEKAVDTIKPIDEYKDFIGKHRTRPASPIRFTFEENLIDDTSGKLLPNKLTVDNLTIDWLRSRLTELETSLKTTQLSKQAMLTPPEPICDSKILSVDYSREREELRQRCQEKKLLRQAEVIRGALNELGCEELPSGCDLSMEGSFTEPAVNNKRNTVPDIGFFTLRRNQRIVTLLKSPFKSLPSISNEKNGLVRANSEGPMTQRIDTPPVVPLRGVCNLSNNQKGGGGLIEEEWFHGVLPREEVVRLLVNEGDYLVRETTRNDECQIVLSVCWDGHKHFIVQTTSEGHFRFEGPSFPSIQELIVHQWQSGLPVTSRSGAILRTPILRERWELNNDDVVLIDKIGRGNFGDVYKAQLKSSKIDVAVKTCKVTLPDEQKKKFLQEGRILKQYDHPNIVKLIGICVQKQPIMIVMELVPGGSLLTYLRKNASTITQREQLRMCKDAAAGMCYLESKYCIHRDLAARNCLVGYESIVKISDFGMSREEEEYIVSDGMKQIPIKWTAPEALNFGKYTSLCDVWSYGVLIWEIFSKGGTPYSGMSNSKAREKIDTGYRMPTPEGTPDEIYRLMLRCWEYEPEKRPHFEQIYTVVDTLSQAL; encoded by the exons ATGTTTTTCA ACAGTTTCGAAGAAATTTCGGACATAGCAATGGGATTCTCGTCTAATCTCCAAGGGCAGGCTTCCCACGAGGCGCTCCTGGGTAGACAAGATGCTGAAATCAAGCTTCTCGATACAATGCGTCGATGTTTGACCAATAAGGTGAAATCAGACCGGGACTATGCCTCGACAATATCCTCCTTAACAACGCAAGGACGAAAAGTTGAACGCAGCGAAGATCTTGCCGGCAGTTTAATTGCGCAG AGCTGGAAGGATATAATGGATTCGGTGGAACAAAGCGCCAAACTGATCAAGCAGCAAGCTGATTTAATGGAGAGTGTTGTTGTAGAGCACATAAGTAGCCTCCATACGGAGAGAAGGCGGGCTCGTAAACTTTACCAGGAAGAACACACATGGttaaacaatcaatttcaacAG TTAACCGACGATGTAGCTaggaaaaaaactgaatatcAAAAAAGTCTGGAGGTATACAAATTGATGAGATCTCGTTTTGAAGAACATTACGTTAAAT CGGGAAGAGGTGGGAGGAAACTAGATGAAGTTAGAGAGAAATATCAGAAGGCATGTCGAAAACTTCATTTGACTCACAACGAATATGTGTTACTACTTGGAGCGGTAACTGAATGTGAACACGATTTACGGACCTCTTATCTACCTAGTTTACTACAACGTCAACAAGCTGTTCACCAAGAATTTATCGTAACATG GAAAAGTATTCTGCAAGATATAGTAAAATACTCAGACTTTACAACCGAAAAGTTTCTAGAAATTCACACGCGGATGGAAAAAGCTGTAGATACTATAAAACCTATTGATGAGTATAAAGATTTCATTGGAAAACATAG AACCCGCCCAGCATCTCCAATAAGATTTACGTTTGAGGAAAATCTTATCGACGACACATCTGGGAAATTGCTGCCAAACAAATTAACTGTTGATAATCTAACGATAGATTGGCTGCGCAGCCGACTCACAGAGCTAGAAACATCTCTCAAAACTACACAATTGAGTAAACAGGCTATGCTGACACCGCCGGAACCTATCTGTGATTCTAA AATATTAAGTGTCGATTACTCACGAGAAAGGGAAGAGCTGCGGCAGCGATGTCAGGAGAAGAAATTACTGAGGCAAGCAGAAGTGATTCGAGGAGCCCTCAATGAACTTGGCTGCGAAGAATTACCGTCTGGTTGCGATCTCTCAATGGAAGGGTCTTTCACGGAACCAGCAGTAAACAACAAA AGAAATACGGTTCCAGACATTGGTTTCTTTACATTGCGCAGGAATCAGCGTATTGTTACATTGTTAAAATCTCCATTCAAATCATTACCTTCGATAAGTAATGAAAAGAATGGCCTAGTTAGAGCAAATAGTGAGGGCCCGATGACACAGCGAATTGATACTCCACCGGTT GTACCGCTACGTGGTGTCTGCAATTTAAGTAACAATCAAAAAGGTGGAGGAGGCTTGATAGAAGAAGAATGGTTTCATGGTGTGTTGCCTCGGGAAGAAGTTGTGAGACTTCTCGTCAATGAGGGTGACTACTTAGTACGAGAAACTACAAGAAACGACGAGTGTCAGATCGTACTTTCAGTTTGTTGGGACGGACATAAACATTTTATCGTACAAACCACATCTGAG GGACACTTCAGGTTTGAAGGTCCTTCGTTTCCGTCAATTCAAGAGTTGATAGTACATCAATGGCAGTCTGGATTACCAGTAACTAGTCGATCTGGTGCTATTTTGAGAACGCCCATTTTAAGAGAACGGTGGGAACTCAATAATGATGATGTAGTTCTTATAGATAAAATAGGCCGA GGTAACTTTGGCGATGTGTACAAAGCTCAATTGAAATCATCGAAAATCGATGTAGCAGTTAAGACGTGCAAGGTAACTTTACCggatgaacaaaaaaagaaatttttgcaagAAGGACGGATTTTGAAACAGTACGACCATCCGAACATTGTTAAGCTCATTGGAATCTGTGTACAGAAGCAACCTATTATGATCGTTATGGAATTGGTACCAG GTGGTTCACTCCTGACCTACTTGAGAAAAAACGCAAGCACTATAACTCAACGTGAACAACTTAGAATGTGCAAAGATGCTGCTGCTGGTATGTGCTACTTGGAGTCAAAATACTGTATTCATAGAGATTTGGCAGCCCGAAATTGCCTTGTTG GCTATGAGTCTATAGTAAAAATATCcgattttggaatgtcgcgcgaagaagaagaatacaTTGTTTCTGATGGCATGAAGCAAATACCAATTAAGTGGACAGCGCCAGAAGCATTGAATTTTG GCAAATATACTTCTCTTTGCGATGTTTGGAGCTATGGTGTCTTGATATgggaaatattttccaaaggAGGAACCCCATACAGTGGCATGTCAAACTCAAAGGCACGAGAGAAGATTGACACGG GATATCGAATGCCTACCCCAGAAGGTACTCCAGATGAAATTTACCGGTTAATGTTACGCTGTTGGGAGTACGAGCCAGAGAAAAGGCCACATTTTGAACAGATATACACCGTTGTTGATACATTGTCGCAAGCACTGTAA
- the LOC107223772 gene encoding tyrosine-protein kinase Fer isoform X6, translated as MKIRKSILQDIVKYSDFTTEKFLEIHTRMEKAVDTIKPIDEYKDFIGKHRTRPASPIRFTFEENLIDDTSGKLLPNKLTVDNLTIDWLRSRLTELETSLKTTQLSKQAMLTPPEPICDSKILSVDYSREREELRQRCQEKKLLRQAEVIRGALNELGCEELPSGCDLSMEGSFTEPAVNNKRNTVPDIGFFTLRRNQRIVTLLKSPFKSLPSISNEKNGLVRANSEGPMTQRIDTPPVVPLRGVCNLSNNQKGGGGLIEEEWFHGVLPREEVVRLLVNEGDYLVRETTRNDECQIVLSVCWDGHKHFIVQTTSEGHFRFEGPSFPSIQELIVHQWQSGLPVTSRSGAILRTPILRERWELNNDDVVLIDKIGRGNFGDVYKAQLKSSKIDVAVKTCKVTLPDEQKKKFLQEGRILKQYDHPNIVKLIGICVQKQPIMIVMELVPGGSLLTYLRKNASTITQREQLRMCKDAAAGMCYLESKYCIHRDLAARNCLVGYESIVKISDFGMSREEEEYIVSDGMKQIPIKWTAPEALNFGKYTSLCDVWSYGVLIWEIFSKGGTPYSGMSNSKAREKIDTGYRMPTPEGTPDEIYRLMLRCWEYEPEKRPHFEQIYTVVDTLSQAL; from the exons atgaaaataag GAAAAGTATTCTGCAAGATATAGTAAAATACTCAGACTTTACAACCGAAAAGTTTCTAGAAATTCACACGCGGATGGAAAAAGCTGTAGATACTATAAAACCTATTGATGAGTATAAAGATTTCATTGGAAAACATAG AACCCGCCCAGCATCTCCAATAAGATTTACGTTTGAGGAAAATCTTATCGACGACACATCTGGGAAATTGCTGCCAAACAAATTAACTGTTGATAATCTAACGATAGATTGGCTGCGCAGCCGACTCACAGAGCTAGAAACATCTCTCAAAACTACACAATTGAGTAAACAGGCTATGCTGACACCGCCGGAACCTATCTGTGATTCTAA AATATTAAGTGTCGATTACTCACGAGAAAGGGAAGAGCTGCGGCAGCGATGTCAGGAGAAGAAATTACTGAGGCAAGCAGAAGTGATTCGAGGAGCCCTCAATGAACTTGGCTGCGAAGAATTACCGTCTGGTTGCGATCTCTCAATGGAAGGGTCTTTCACGGAACCAGCAGTAAACAACAAA AGAAATACGGTTCCAGACATTGGTTTCTTTACATTGCGCAGGAATCAGCGTATTGTTACATTGTTAAAATCTCCATTCAAATCATTACCTTCGATAAGTAATGAAAAGAATGGCCTAGTTAGAGCAAATAGTGAGGGCCCGATGACACAGCGAATTGATACTCCACCGGTT GTACCGCTACGTGGTGTCTGCAATTTAAGTAACAATCAAAAAGGTGGAGGAGGCTTGATAGAAGAAGAATGGTTTCATGGTGTGTTGCCTCGGGAAGAAGTTGTGAGACTTCTCGTCAATGAGGGTGACTACTTAGTACGAGAAACTACAAGAAACGACGAGTGTCAGATCGTACTTTCAGTTTGTTGGGACGGACATAAACATTTTATCGTACAAACCACATCTGAG GGACACTTCAGGTTTGAAGGTCCTTCGTTTCCGTCAATTCAAGAGTTGATAGTACATCAATGGCAGTCTGGATTACCAGTAACTAGTCGATCTGGTGCTATTTTGAGAACGCCCATTTTAAGAGAACGGTGGGAACTCAATAATGATGATGTAGTTCTTATAGATAAAATAGGCCGA GGTAACTTTGGCGATGTGTACAAAGCTCAATTGAAATCATCGAAAATCGATGTAGCAGTTAAGACGTGCAAGGTAACTTTACCggatgaacaaaaaaagaaatttttgcaagAAGGACGGATTTTGAAACAGTACGACCATCCGAACATTGTTAAGCTCATTGGAATCTGTGTACAGAAGCAACCTATTATGATCGTTATGGAATTGGTACCAG GTGGTTCACTCCTGACCTACTTGAGAAAAAACGCAAGCACTATAACTCAACGTGAACAACTTAGAATGTGCAAAGATGCTGCTGCTGGTATGTGCTACTTGGAGTCAAAATACTGTATTCATAGAGATTTGGCAGCCCGAAATTGCCTTGTTG GCTATGAGTCTATAGTAAAAATATCcgattttggaatgtcgcgcgaagaagaagaatacaTTGTTTCTGATGGCATGAAGCAAATACCAATTAAGTGGACAGCGCCAGAAGCATTGAATTTTG GCAAATATACTTCTCTTTGCGATGTTTGGAGCTATGGTGTCTTGATATgggaaatattttccaaaggAGGAACCCCATACAGTGGCATGTCAAACTCAAAGGCACGAGAGAAGATTGACACGG GATATCGAATGCCTACCCCAGAAGGTACTCCAGATGAAATTTACCGGTTAATGTTACGCTGTTGGGAGTACGAGCCAGAGAAAAGGCCACATTTTGAACAGATATACACCGTTGTTGATACATTGTCGCAAGCACTGTAA